The window TACCGGAACCGACACCGGCGTAGGGAAAACCATCCTGAGCGCCCTGATCGGTCTCATCTACAAGGCGACAGGCCTCACCGTCGGCTACCTTAAACCGGTAGAAACCGGGGCAGTCAGCGTAAACGGCGAACTGGTGCCCCCGGATGCCTCTTTCCTGGCCCGGGTTTTAGGTCTGGAAGACGAACCGCTGGAGATGCTCTGCCCCTACCGCTTCGAACTTCCCGCCTCACCCCATCTGGCGGCCCGCCTGGCCGGGAAAAGGATAAAGCCGGACGTCATCCGGGAATGTTTTAACTACTTCGACCGGCGCTACGATACCGTCATCGTCGAAGGCGCGGGCGGCCTTTTTGTTCCGCTGAAAAGCGAGTACCTGGTGGCCGACCTGGCGCGCGACTTGAAACTCCCGCTTGTAATCGCCGCCCGGCCGGGACTCGGCACCATCAACCACACCCTTTTAACGATCGCCGCCGCCCTCCG is drawn from Candidatus Desulforudis audaxviator MP104C and contains these coding sequences:
- the bioD gene encoding dethiobiotin synthase, yielding MPGTAGATKPKPPSLFITGTDTGVGKTILSALIGLIYKATGLTVGYLKPVETGAVSVNGELVPPDASFLARVLGLEDEPLEMLCPYRFELPASPHLAARLAGKRIKPDVIRECFNYFDRRYDTVIVEGAGGLFVPLKSEYLVADLARDLKLPLVIAARPGLGTINHTLLTIAAALRAGLAVAGVIINRYPVDPDPVVKDNPKAITFFSGVPVLALVPEIAGLEKREPVLRLIEEAAAKVEETYRLSVALARRAVQEENPGGPL